The Triticum aestivum cultivar Chinese Spring chromosome 7B, IWGSC CS RefSeq v2.1, whole genome shotgun sequence genome window below encodes:
- the LOC123158110 gene encoding uncharacterized protein: MTMSLDIDKGVSASCDSEGRSTLVSPVVALEDASGAAASPPKVVTGSGGGVLKLQKKTAGRKPPVVAPAGTPAVRASVPVQRPVVMALASPGGPAGDTPSVISPPPPDALRVEVAKVAPIPTARRSKAVASAPTQERMSSRPKGAKGNIPSLQRAQLLQAQKNLEIEAMGIAGKTTGL; encoded by the coding sequence ATGACCATGAGCCTCGACATCGACAAGGGCGTCTCGGCGTCCTGCGACTCGGAGGGCCGCTCGACGCTGGTCTCCCCGGTGGTTGCGCTGGAGGACGCGTCAGGGGCTGCGGCAAGCCCTCCCAAGGTGGTGACCGGCAGTGGCGGCGGCGTGTTGAAGCTTCAGAAGAAGACGGCGGGCCGCAAACCACCTGTGGTGGCGCCAGCGGGCACCCCCGCGGTCCGTGCGAGCgtgccggtccagaggccggtggtGATGGCACTGGCCTCTCCAGGGGGGCCGGCAGGGGACACCCCATCGGTCATCTCCCCCCCACCTCCGGACGCTCTTCGGGTGGAGGTGGCCAAGGTGGCGCCCATCCCCACGGCCAGGCGGTCCAAGGCGGTGGCGTCCGCGCCGACTCAAGAGAGGATGAGCTCCCGTCCGAAGGGCGCCAAGGGCAACATACCGTCCCTCCAACGGGCCCAGCTCCTCCAGGCGCAGAAGAACCTCGAAATCGAAG